A single window of Poecilia reticulata strain Guanapo linkage group LG10, Guppy_female_1.0+MT, whole genome shotgun sequence DNA harbors:
- the si:ch211-107m4.1 gene encoding heterogeneous nuclear ribonucleoprotein U-like protein 2 has product MKLVDIKKLKVAELRSKLTELGLDSRGLKADLVDKLWSASQSEHVELLEGSSSTRNQTEPDEVQVRTESSSPPVVDGAAAPCEVDPGREYTDTATQTEPEPGPPAVPPGPPAVPPGSECLSGAETVCQAEGRQLHSDGPLSVEMGRGRAFYEFKEEIRYKRSKSPQLQQDKGEEEWDEDKVRLDPYGCHLHFEVSSDGSCGQPRFWDRFPLLWSGCRLTHGVRQGRVGFEVRLERRLLTADQEVKDPYELRVGWSVGDSSLLLGEDEFSFAYDGRGKKVSDGTQEEYGEPVSEGDIIGCYAAFSADGAVELFFHKNGRFLGAAFSLSASLLRGRVLVPHVLCKNCSVRFLLDHITPQWYPGPMGFMPLTALPAGQRVRITSAPTSRMQSEVVMMVGLPGSGKSFWAQTLMKQHPEKKYRLLGTEDLLACMLSGGQRDGRLQQASQCLTDLIKVAAKTPGNYILDQCNILFSARRHKLQLFAGFRRRVVVIFPSAGEWKRRLSQRRMSDAECIPETALLKLQVSCSLPEPQPDLMEELQYAELPQEQAQILLTQYKEEAHRLLPPVIKPDKKPRWNKRRRHFLSPPPPNGMQWGAVHGWHNTRSDMQPWSQQPEARHWNLPYQQQNYNYSRSFGFSGYQSYS; this is encoded by the exons ATGAAGCTGGTGGACATTAAGAAGTTAAAAGTGGCCGAACTGCGGTCGAAACTAACCGAACTGGGTTTGGACAGTAGAGGTCTGAAGGCTGACCTGGTGGACAAACTATGGTCAGCCTCGCAGTCAGAACATGTAGAACTGCTGGAGGGCAGCTCATCAACACGGAACCAGACGGAACCAGATGAAGTTCAGGTTCGGACCGAGTCCTCATCACCGCCGGTGGTCGACGGTGCCGCTGCGCCGTGTGAAGTAGACCCGGGTAGAGAGTACACAGACACTGCCACACAGACTGAGCCAGAACCCGGTCCACCAGCGGTACCACCGGGTCCACCAGCGGTACCACCGGGTTCTGAGTGCCTTTCAGGGGCCGAGACTGTCTGCCAGGCGGAGGGCAGGCAGCTGCATTCAGATGGTCCTCTCTCTGTGGAAATGGGCAGAGGAAGAGCTTTCTATGAGTTCAAGGAGGAGATACGATACAAAAG ATCCAAATCACCACAGCTTCAACAGGACAAAGGCGAGGAAGAGTGGGATGAAGATAAAGTTAGATTAGATCCAT ACGGCTGTCACCTCCACTTTGAAGTGAGTTCTGATGGGTCCTGTGGGCAGCCACGGTTCTGGGATCGGTTCCCGTTGCTCTGGTCCGGCTGCAGGCTCACCCACGGGGTGCGGCAGGGACGGGTGGGGTTTGAGGTTCGGCTGGAGAGGAGGTTGCTGACTGCTGACCAAGAGGTCAAGGATCCATACGAACTGAGAGTGGGCTGGTCTGTGGGCGACTCCTCTCTGCTGCTTG GGGAGGatgagttttcttttgcttaCGATGGACGCGGTAAAAAGGTTTCTGATGGAACCCAAGAGGAGTACGGTGAGCCTGTGTCTGAGGGGGACATCATTGGCTGTTATGCt GCCTTTTCTGCAGATGGCGCTGTTGAGttgtttttccataaaaacGGCCGTTTCCTGGGCGCAGCTTTCTCCCTGAGTGCCTCTCTGCTGCGGGGTCGAGTCTTGGTTCCTCATGTTCTCTGTAAGAACTGTTCAGTCCGATTCCTTCTGGACCACATAACCCCTCAGTGGTACCCTGGACCGATGGGATTTATGCCGCTGACAGCGCTCCCTGCTGGTCAGAGAGTACGCATCACATCGGCGCCTACCTCCAGAATGCAGTCTGAG GTGGTGATGATGGTGGGTCTTCCCGGCTCTGGGAAGAGTTTTTGGGCTCAGACGCTGATGAAGCAGCATCCAGAGAAGAAGTACAGACTGCTGGGGACAGAAGACCTGCTCGCTTGTATGCTT agtGGTGGTCAGAGAGACGGCAGGCTGCAGCAGGCCTCCCAGTGTCTAACTGATCTCATTAAAGTCGCTGCCAAGACGCCTGGAAACTACATCCTCGACCAG TGCAACATCCTCTTCTCTGCACGTCGACacaagctgcagctgtttgcagGCTTCAGGCGGCGGGTGGTGGTGATCTTCCCGTCTGCCGGCGAGTGGAAAAGACGACTGTCGCAGCGTCGAATGAGCGACGCCGAGTGCATCCCTGAGACCGCCCTGCTCAAACTCCAAG TGAGCTGCAGTCTTCCAGAACCGCAGCCTGACCTGATGGAGGAGTTACAGTATGCAGAGCTGCCACAGGAACAGGCACAAATCCTCCTGACGCAGTACAAAGAGGAGGCTCACAGACTGCTGCCTCCTGTCATCAAACCAGACAAGAAACCCAGATGGAACAAGAGAAGACGTCACTTTCTCAGTCCTCCACCGCCAAACGGGATGCAGTGGGGAGCCGTTCATG GTTGGCACAACACAAGAAGTGACATGCAGCCTTGGAGTCAACAACCAGAGGCCAGACAT TGGAACCTGCCTTATCAGCAGCAGAACTACAACTACAGCAGAAGTTTCGGTTTCAGCGGCTACCAGAGTTACTCCTGA
- the LOC103471456 gene encoding transmembrane protein 179: MELDRRLLLIHCAAHALSVAAGLLVVVPMALNGSAFKGRCALFSTGYWRKEDRAEFTERPGEMSHLVVQRWGPLEACQLATFVGIFTTLYGAAQGWRCLFYLHGRHDDTLFSSFLTVLLSACVLFLSAGSSVILSLGFSSWCDTVTDDSTRPYSCAESQSVPLYLDVDTSTFYTDLSLAQASLWFVTALWLVQSILAFLRLYHSHRQNITGPWLHRDKELLLGHTPLDSGSPTPPLPPATPSVCV, encoded by the exons ATGGAGCTGGACCGCCGGCTGTTGCTAATCCACTGCGCCGCTCACGCCCTCTCGGTCGCGGCGGGACTGCTGGTGGTCGTCCCGATGGCTCTTAACGGCTCGGCTTTCAAAGGCCGTTGCGCCCTCTTCTCCACCGGCTACTGGAGGAAAGAAGACCGGGCCGAGTTTACGGAACGGCCCGGGGAGATGTCTCACCTGGTGGTGCAGCGGTGGGGCCCGCTGGAAGCCTGCCAGCTCGCCACATTTGTGGGTATTTTTACGACGCTATACGGGGCTGCGCAGGGCTGGAGGTGCCTCTTCTATCTGCACGGACGGCATGACGA CACCCTGTTTTCATCCTTCCTCACGGTCTTGCTGAGCGCCTGTGTGCTCTTCCTGTCTGCGGGATCCAGCGTCATTTTGTCTCTGGGATTCAGCTCTTGGTGCGACACAGTCACCGATGACAGCACACGTCCCTACAG TTGTGCAGAGTCCCAGTCTGTCCCTCTTTACCTGGATGTTGACACGTCTACTTTCTACACAGATCTCAGTCTGGCTCAG GCGTCTCTGTGGTTTGTGACGGCCCTGTGGCTGGTTCAGTCCATCCTGGCCTTCCTGCGGCTCTACCACTCCCACAGGCAGAACATCACGGGGCCTTGGCTGCACCGAGacaaggagctgctgctgggacACACTCCCCTCGACAGCGGCTCCCCGACGCCTCCTCTTCCCCCTGCAACCCCAAGTGTCTGCGTCTGA
- the nudt22 gene encoding uridine diphosphate glucose pyrophosphatase NUDT22, with product MMDPEVCLLLDCAHWSGLREHQVQVELSDRFNRQTDPLLEQHINQVWTERLSKEPWLFNGAKFRLHSFCLDSPENLGCFQSDCGEQQAGDAAQHSGDFINGCTLQTEDGGGDSQKISQPKHRPGSVLTLRLGLTCYKDYLGTNWSGEVAELRRRGQEFGDPLALLAQPLGVGAVLCTCDGQVVFIRRSQKVAEAGGLLDIPGGHPEPKAVCERLGKAAGEEQISLVMMQQRPDAVVSELFSSICAEIRDEINIPLSSLGAPVLMGIALNNTSAGRPSSEFYISCSLSSDEVRTLYWKGGAEASESTDVVFLSTTEVMQLNRSSPLWSEMCPSAKGAMLLYQVVKPG from the exons ATTCAACAGGCAGACAGATCCTCTTCTTGAGCAGCACATAAACCAGGTTTGGACCGAGCGGCTTTCCAAGGAGCCATGGCTTTTTAACGGAGCCAAATTCAGGCTACATTCCTTCTGCTTGGACTCTCCAGAGAACCTCGGCTGCTTTCAGTCTGACTGTGGAGAGCAGCAGGCCGGTGACGCAGCTCAGCACAGTGGGGACTTTATTAACGGCTGTACACTTCAGACAGAAGATGGTGGAGGAGACAGTCAGAAGATATCACAGCCAAAACATCGCCCTGGTTCTGTTCTCACACTGAGGCTGGGCCTCACCTGCTACAAGGACTACCTGGGAACAAACTGGTCTGGTGAAGTGGCAGAGCTCCGCCGCCGTGGGCAGGAGTTTGGCGACCCTCTGGCTCTGCTCGCGCAGCCCCTGGGCGTCGGTGCCGTGTTGTGCACATGTGATGGTCAGGTGGTGTTCATCAGGAGGAGCCAGAAGGTGGCGGAGGCGGGGGGGCTGCTGGACATTCCCGGCGGCCACCCGGAGCCAAAG GCGGTGTGTGAGCGTCTGGGCAAGGCGGCGGGTGAAGAGCAGATCAGTCTGGTCATGATGCAGCAGAGGCCGGACGCCGTCGTCTCGGAGCTGTTCTCCTCTATCTGCGCTGAGATCAGGGACGAG ATAAATATTCCTTTGAGCAGCCTCGGCGCTCCTGTCCTGATGGGCATCGCTCTCAACAACACCAGCGCTGGACGCCCGAGCTCAGAGTTTTACATCAG CTGCTCTCTGTCTTCTGATGAAGTCAGAACGTTGTATTGGAAAGGAGGAGCCGAGGCCAGCGAGTCCACAGACGTCGTCTTCCTCAGCACAACG GAGGTGATGCAGCTGAACAGAAGCAGCCCTCTGTGGTCGGAGATGTGTCCCTCCGCTAAAGGAGCCATGCTGCTTTATCAGGTGGTGAAACCAGGATAG